Proteins encoded within one genomic window of Syntrophorhabdaceae bacterium:
- a CDS encoding 4Fe-4S dicluster domain-containing protein, giving the protein MDTINLSEKTNWEFIEQVQKESAQNISLCYQCGNCTGGCPYTNYFDYPVSMVMRLLQAGQKDTILNSKAIWLCATCETCTTRCPCEIDVAHIMDTLRIIARREDRVSEKDIKMFYDAFLDSVKRFGRIYEVGTLLTYNLRSGHFL; this is encoded by the coding sequence ATGGACACAATAAATTTAAGCGAAAAGACCAATTGGGAATTTATAGAGCAGGTGCAGAAAGAAAGCGCCCAGAACATCTCACTCTGCTATCAATGCGGTAACTGCACTGGCGGTTGTCCCTATACCAATTATTTCGATTACCCGGTAAGCATGGTCATGCGCCTTCTCCAGGCAGGACAAAAAGACACTATCCTCAATTCAAAAGCAATCTGGCTTTGTGCAACCTGTGAAACCTGTACGACGAGATGTCCCTGCGAGATAGATGTTGCGCATATAATGGACACATTAAGGATCATTGCGCGGAGAGAAGACAGGGTCTCTGAAAAAGATATCAAGATGTTTTACGATGCCTTCCTTGATTCTGTAAAACGTTTTGGACGTATCTATGAGGTGGGTACACTTCTTACATATAACCTCAGATCGGGTCATTTCCTGG